From the Maioricimonas rarisocia genome, one window contains:
- a CDS encoding ABC transporter ATP-binding protein: protein MRRPESVVTPPAFILRAPLSDDVTVNETPADLQIRQITKRFSGTAGMLDVLNGVDLDMAPGDAVAVTGPSGSGKSTLLYIVGLLDDPTTGTITITGEEPLKFDTAGQSRFRNRQIGFVFQDHHLLPQLTVLENVLIPTLPLGGADADAETRARQLLERVGLQRRVDHRPAQISGGERQRVAVCRALINQPKLLLADEPTGNLDRKTADAVGSLLLEIAAEQQTMLICVTHSLELAERFPRHYELVDGRLESR from the coding sequence ATGCGGCGACCCGAATCAGTCGTCACGCCGCCCGCATTCATCCTCCGTGCCCCGCTGTCCGACGACGTGACCGTGAACGAAACTCCCGCAGACCTGCAGATCCGCCAGATCACCAAACGCTTCTCGGGAACCGCCGGGATGCTCGACGTCCTCAACGGCGTCGACCTCGACATGGCCCCGGGCGATGCGGTTGCCGTGACCGGCCCCTCCGGCTCCGGCAAGAGCACTCTGCTCTACATCGTGGGCCTGCTCGATGATCCGACAACCGGGACAATCACTATCACCGGCGAGGAACCGCTGAAGTTCGACACCGCCGGTCAGTCCCGTTTTCGCAACCGGCAGATCGGCTTCGTCTTTCAGGATCACCACCTGCTGCCGCAGCTCACGGTCCTGGAGAACGTCCTGATCCCGACATTGCCGCTCGGCGGAGCCGATGCCGACGCCGAGACCCGCGCCCGGCAACTTCTCGAACGGGTCGGCCTGCAGAGGCGCGTCGACCATCGCCCGGCCCAGATTTCGGGCGGAGAGCGGCAGCGGGTCGCGGTCTGCCGGGCGCTTATCAATCAGCCGAAGCTCCTGCTCGCGGACGAACCGACCGGAAACCTCGACCGCAAAACCGCCGACGCGGTCGGTAGCCTGCTTCTCGAAATTGCCGCCGAACAGCAGACCATGCTGATCTGCGTGACTCACAGCCTCGAACTGGCCGAGCGGTTTCCCCGGCACTACGAACTGGTCGACGGGCGTCTGGAGTCCCGCTGA
- a CDS encoding class I tRNA ligase family protein translates to MFQRVDDARFITGEHEVLRFWEDHDIFAALKRKNAGKPKWSFLDGPITANNPMGVHHAWGRTYKDCYQRYFAMTGHELRYQNGFDCQGLWVEVEVEKELALGTKKAILDYGVDRFVHECKKRVLRFAARQTEQSVRLGYWMEWDHPDELRKLAAHIGTDDEVTLRTPRGQDVAGKSEELVARLGNPEWGGSYFTFATENNETIWTFLKKCFERKKVYRGHDVMPWSGRGGSAYSQMEIADGRKLTVHRSCFVRFPLLERENEFLLVWTTTPWTLTSNVAAAVNPDLEYVKLRSKRDDAIYYFAKDNLEFKRLEREFKEGFGRPEWSWPPEVPKLKSLAQMFKEQGGYEIVETIKGADMVGWQYRGPFDELEAQQQPGGYPVVEELEDRTGVTCHRVVDGGRDSKGSPHVVAGEGTGIVHIAPGCGDVDHKIGAELGLVGIAPLGEDGTYGEGFGPFTGKAAIAPETADLVFQSLKEKDLLVYVEQYPHIYPHCWRTGDELVFRLVDEWFINMDWRDEIKDVTRAIDWVPDSVQGEERELEWLTTMRDWMISKKRFWGLALPIWINPDDPGDFEVIGSLAELKQRAVEGWDEFEGHTPHKPWIDKVKIRSEKTGAVLERIPDVGNPWLDAGIVPFSTMMYNHDRQAWQEWYPADFVTECFPGQFRNWFYSMLALATMMRYDETDDPQEKRPFKTLLGHRLVMNEEGQPMHKSDGTAIWFEEAAEQLGVDTLRWLYLAQNPAMDLRFGLRHPDEPVTLQTPDGPATETKEGLPCCKVTSKPADEIRRQILIPLWNSYAFFVNYAILDEFDPRRDPVPVADRPEIDRWILSNLQALIATCRKECEAFNVAEACRAAAAFIDDLSNWYIRRNRRRFWRAGAAADRDTDKLAAYQTLYDVLVTLTKLLAPMIPFLTERMYSNLVTSLEGDAPESVHLCDYPEPDESLLDVSLNHRMATAQRVVRLGHRLREDSGHRVRQPLAELRFACPTPEATAEVEALKDVIADELNVKQIVPADNLDDLVSYVYKPNLKTLGPKYGKLLGVIRKQLPDLDPQTLAPLRSGQSVTLTLDGNEITLEPDDVLVSTEQASDWASGSDDGIQIALSTSLTPELVREGMARDLIRHVQQLRKDADLDENARIRIVWANDSADASELLAALAEWDETIRTETRADAVGRLDAAPDGGRTVSVGPAKVTVAIEG, encoded by the coding sequence ATGTTCCAGAGAGTTGACGACGCCCGGTTCATCACAGGAGAGCACGAGGTCCTCCGGTTCTGGGAGGATCACGACATCTTCGCTGCGCTGAAGCGCAAGAACGCCGGCAAGCCGAAGTGGTCGTTCCTCGATGGCCCGATCACCGCCAATAACCCGATGGGCGTGCACCACGCCTGGGGACGGACCTACAAGGACTGCTACCAGCGCTACTTCGCAATGACCGGGCACGAACTCCGCTACCAGAACGGGTTCGACTGCCAGGGATTGTGGGTCGAAGTCGAAGTAGAGAAAGAGCTTGCGCTCGGCACGAAGAAAGCGATCCTCGATTACGGGGTCGACCGCTTCGTCCACGAATGCAAGAAACGCGTCCTCCGGTTCGCCGCCCGGCAGACCGAACAGTCGGTCCGGCTCGGCTACTGGATGGAGTGGGATCACCCGGACGAGCTCCGCAAGCTGGCCGCCCACATCGGCACCGATGATGAGGTGACGCTGCGTACGCCCCGCGGCCAGGACGTCGCCGGCAAATCCGAAGAGCTCGTCGCCCGGCTGGGGAACCCCGAGTGGGGCGGCTCGTATTTCACGTTCGCCACCGAGAACAACGAGACGATCTGGACCTTCCTCAAGAAGTGCTTCGAGCGGAAGAAGGTCTATCGCGGTCACGACGTCATGCCCTGGTCGGGTCGTGGCGGCAGTGCGTACTCGCAGATGGAGATCGCCGACGGCCGCAAACTGACCGTCCACCGTTCCTGCTTCGTCCGCTTCCCGCTGCTCGAGCGGGAGAACGAATTCCTGCTCGTCTGGACGACGACGCCCTGGACGCTCACCTCCAACGTGGCGGCGGCGGTCAATCCGGACCTCGAGTACGTGAAGCTCCGCAGCAAGCGGGACGACGCGATCTACTACTTCGCGAAGGACAACCTCGAGTTCAAGCGGCTCGAACGGGAGTTCAAGGAAGGGTTCGGCCGTCCCGAATGGTCCTGGCCGCCGGAAGTCCCCAAGCTCAAATCGCTCGCCCAGATGTTCAAGGAGCAGGGGGGCTACGAGATCGTCGAGACGATCAAGGGGGCCGACATGGTCGGCTGGCAGTATCGTGGCCCCTTTGACGAGCTCGAAGCGCAGCAGCAGCCGGGCGGATACCCGGTCGTCGAGGAACTCGAGGACCGGACCGGCGTCACGTGCCATCGTGTCGTGGATGGCGGGCGGGACTCGAAGGGAAGTCCCCACGTCGTGGCCGGCGAAGGAACCGGCATCGTCCATATCGCTCCCGGCTGTGGTGACGTCGACCACAAGATCGGTGCCGAGCTGGGCCTGGTCGGCATCGCACCGCTTGGTGAAGACGGTACGTACGGCGAAGGGTTCGGACCGTTCACCGGCAAGGCGGCAATCGCCCCCGAGACGGCCGATCTGGTCTTCCAGTCGCTCAAGGAAAAGGACCTGCTCGTTTACGTCGAGCAGTATCCGCACATCTACCCCCACTGCTGGCGGACCGGCGACGAACTCGTCTTCCGGCTTGTCGACGAGTGGTTCATCAACATGGACTGGCGGGACGAGATCAAGGACGTCACCCGAGCCATCGACTGGGTGCCCGACTCGGTCCAGGGGGAAGAGCGTGAGCTCGAGTGGCTCACGACGATGCGGGACTGGATGATCTCCAAGAAACGGTTCTGGGGACTGGCCCTGCCGATCTGGATCAACCCCGACGATCCGGGCGACTTCGAAGTGATCGGCTCGCTGGCCGAACTGAAGCAACGCGCGGTCGAAGGCTGGGACGAGTTCGAAGGGCACACGCCGCACAAGCCGTGGATCGACAAGGTCAAGATCCGCAGCGAGAAGACCGGTGCCGTTCTGGAACGGATCCCGGACGTGGGGAACCCGTGGCTCGATGCGGGAATCGTTCCCTTCTCGACGATGATGTACAACCACGACCGCCAGGCCTGGCAGGAGTGGTACCCCGCCGACTTCGTCACCGAGTGTTTCCCGGGCCAGTTCCGCAACTGGTTCTACTCGATGCTCGCGCTGGCGACGATGATGCGGTACGACGAGACCGACGATCCGCAGGAGAAGCGGCCCTTCAAGACGCTGCTCGGACACCGCCTCGTGATGAACGAGGAAGGGCAGCCGATGCACAAGTCGGACGGCACCGCGATCTGGTTCGAAGAAGCGGCCGAACAGTTGGGCGTCGACACGCTCCGCTGGCTGTACCTGGCGCAGAATCCGGCGATGGATCTGCGGTTCGGTCTGCGTCATCCCGACGAGCCGGTCACACTGCAGACACCGGACGGCCCGGCCACGGAAACGAAGGAGGGGCTCCCCTGCTGCAAGGTGACGAGCAAGCCGGCCGACGAGATCCGCCGCCAGATCCTCATCCCGCTCTGGAACAGCTACGCGTTCTTTGTGAACTACGCGATCCTGGACGAGTTCGATCCCCGTCGGGATCCGGTGCCGGTCGCGGACCGTCCCGAAATCGACCGCTGGATCCTCTCCAACCTGCAGGCGCTGATCGCCACCTGCCGCAAGGAGTGCGAGGCATTCAACGTTGCGGAAGCCTGCCGGGCCGCCGCGGCTTTCATTGATGACCTGTCGAACTGGTACATCCGCCGCAACAGGCGTCGATTCTGGCGAGCCGGAGCGGCAGCGGACCGGGACACGGACAAGCTGGCCGCCTACCAGACGCTGTACGACGTTCTGGTGACGTTGACGAAGTTGCTCGCACCGATGATCCCGTTCCTGACCGAGCGGATGTACTCCAACCTGGTGACCTCGCTCGAAGGGGACGCTCCGGAATCGGTCCATCTGTGCGACTATCCCGAGCCGGACGAGAGCCTTCTGGACGTCTCGCTGAATCACCGCATGGCGACCGCTCAGCGAGTGGTGCGACTGGGACATCGCCTGCGGGAAGATTCGGGACATCGCGTCCGTCAGCCGCTTGCAGAACTTCGCTTTGCCTGCCCGACTCCAGAAGCAACCGCAGAAGTCGAGGCCCTTAAGGACGTCATTGCGGACGAGCTGAACGTCAAGCAGATCGTTCCGGCCGACAACCTGGACGACCTGGTCAGCTACGTCTACAAGCCGAACCTGAAGACGCTCGGGCCGAAGTACGGCAAGCTGCTGGGAGTGATCCGCAAACAGTTGCCCGACCTCGACCCGCAGACGCTCGCTCCGCTGCGCAGCGGCCAGTCGGTGACGCTGACGCTGGATGGCAATGAGATCACTCTCGAACCGGATGACGTGCTTGTCAGTACCGAGCAGGCGAGCGACTGGGCGTCCGGCAGCGACGACGGCATTCAGATCGCGTTGAGCACGTCGCTGACTCCGGAACTGGTCCGGGAAGGTATGGCCCGTGACCTGATCCGCCACGTGCAGCAGCTTCGCAAGGACGCCGACCTGGACGAGAACGCCCGGATCCGGATTGTCTGGGCCAACGATTCCGCAGACGCCAGTGAGCTGCTCGCAGCACTCGCCGAGTGGGACGAAACGATCCGCACTGAGACCCGTGCGGACGCTGTCGGTCGACTCGATGCGGCCCCCGATGGTGGCCGCACGGTTTCGGTCGGCCCGGCAAAAGTGACCGTCGCCATCGAAGGCTGA
- a CDS encoding DMT family transporter has translation MQTLLLMLLAVVAGFVVPIQSILNGRLGNLLENPFLAGLVSFLGGTVTLCLVLLVTTPGIPQVPTDGKSFPWYLFTGGMFGAVFVTCVLTLVPRIGATNVLAGAVVGQFIMALIVDHFGILGVPHNNASLMRVAGCLLLITGMLLINRG, from the coding sequence ATGCAGACGTTGCTTCTGATGCTGCTGGCAGTTGTCGCCGGCTTTGTCGTCCCGATCCAGTCGATCCTGAACGGCCGCTTGGGGAACCTGCTGGAGAATCCGTTCCTCGCGGGTCTGGTGTCGTTTCTGGGGGGGACGGTGACGCTGTGCCTCGTTCTGCTGGTGACGACGCCGGGGATCCCCCAGGTCCCGACCGACGGGAAGTCCTTTCCGTGGTATCTCTTCACGGGGGGGATGTTCGGCGCTGTCTTCGTGACCTGCGTGTTGACGCTTGTGCCACGCATCGGCGCTACGAACGTGCTGGCCGGGGCGGTCGTCGGCCAGTTCATCATGGCACTGATTGTGGACCACTTCGGCATCCTGGGCGTGCCGCACAACAATGCGAGCCTGATGCGCGTGGCCGGCTGCCTGCTGCTGATCACCGGGATGCTGCTGATCAACCGCGGTTAA
- a CDS encoding XDD4 family exosortase-dependent surface protein — MNRTPAAIIALFAVVSTSPALGSSFLFSQTISPGSSSNVTNAQVTAEFSEVVAGEFTLTLSFLAATIGSNFDNGGVLTGFTWDAASSPSISATSAVVASGSQLVNTSGSTVTPVSPQPSDVNGFWAYRDDLSGSVGAYGVGTAGGGGTPGVGFGSSDLIDSGASGAQVDGVDYGVVPDLPSGEVFSNGLKDPVVQTSIVLTFTVGTGSSFNPLTDISNAHFLFGSNLVAHSAGSGTSMDNNVVPEPSSLALLTIGLVGAAGGAARRRRRAVSQNPDDEI; from the coding sequence ATGAATCGAACTCCAGCTGCTATCATCGCTCTCTTCGCGGTCGTCAGCACTTCGCCGGCTCTGGGATCGTCGTTCCTCTTCTCACAAACGATATCGCCCGGAAGCTCGAGCAACGTCACCAACGCTCAGGTGACGGCAGAGTTCTCTGAAGTCGTGGCCGGCGAGTTCACGCTCACCCTCAGCTTTCTCGCCGCGACGATCGGTAGCAACTTTGACAACGGCGGCGTCCTGACCGGATTCACGTGGGATGCGGCCTCGAGCCCGTCAATCAGTGCCACCTCGGCCGTGGTTGCGAGTGGTTCGCAGCTGGTCAACACGTCGGGCTCGACAGTGACACCAGTGAGCCCACAGCCCTCGGATGTGAACGGATTCTGGGCGTACAGGGATGACCTCAGCGGAAGTGTCGGTGCGTACGGAGTCGGCACCGCTGGTGGTGGCGGTACGCCCGGCGTCGGCTTCGGAAGCTCGGATCTGATCGACTCCGGTGCTTCCGGCGCACAGGTCGACGGGGTCGATTACGGCGTCGTTCCGGATCTGCCGAGTGGTGAGGTGTTCAGCAACGGACTGAAGGATCCCGTCGTTCAGACGTCGATCGTCCTGACATTCACAGTCGGAACCGGCTCATCGTTCAATCCGCTGACTGACATCTCGAACGCCCACTTCCTTTTCGGTTCCAACCTGGTCGCGCATTCGGCCGGCAGCGGAACTTCGATGGACAACAATGTCGTCCCCGAACCTTCGTCGCTGGCATTACTGACGATCGGACTTGTGGGGGCCGCGGGTGGTGCTGCACGCCGACGCCGTCGCGCCGTCTCGCAGAACCCGGACGATGAGATCTGA
- a CDS encoding FmdB family zinc ribbon protein — translation MSRTIRCSNCSRPFRVSRSVVSERETVECPDCGKRFRVKIVDSSVDSRLQPPGSEMVRPEPLEPAPSPARSEPRASRPAPETASEESIEAVAPVPVENSQISNDDEFDFGDLSPEDMYDWEGGEENDEWNGAEADDDEPSLQPAPPIVGKPGKTRRSSGKSKRKRKRSSRQFADAQGQDGNTLEARIRSRRIEYDRHVFREEFCKALIAPAIVAAIGTVAYITLADVNAQNVGGRLKPFVEAFGRNGILVFYGMLLVSSLVPAITIFLEARYRLRTRAGEWYNSLSREKLIGFWAAAVVAFCIVVGGTATFVLMRIEAKKNPAAADSVAADSEGNDRKNADKPGGARGADRFAVEAEGSLVRVTSVPHVRNPDSGFQGASPIGLQSLTPPRPYVGDVVFGNPYEKVQQPVQQPRGTLPDLQPDPAPASEPITFPSDLVLEGRLVRIAEIGREGTTQTNRFQHNVYPVLASQNGPFALLPNDKGEEPLYRTTRDVRKNDDGTFVVVETRRKLPLPLVDLRTGEQVGEFAWNAPLWRRPLLNPQGTWLVGPQPMPELFQPHRQTLYVWKRGAVDDDPQPLPVGGVIQWWSFVDETRLALLVREARSVEIRENYRELQYGPAVTMQFWDVAEAKRLATVELQPLGDARGTRPVRDTGEVKLFLTPRGLAGAVSGTGRYLAVDAGEWGIDVVSTSEYRWLGRLEAAEELHDRGNRASPRASMISFSDDGAEISALHPPFRTTWSATTGDWLRHVSPSFDYGRFHGEVTRDATDGLNFAAGYEEEYHTSQQAILVDVWRPRFPLILPPAVRLADDGSLLIVGRNPGRSRESQPGTWEFGIYASTDSRDAIEEFRSNTRPIEERGGALASRENVKRIKPTLSAEWRRLPPATATTARTSALVLKHDRWPLAWSKQEAAALRLVLPDEVTYTRLTSLKPGTALSRDVRLYWDRIDLASGEIIGAPVLLNRCAATGLQNEAAVRNFEQNLRAALTSDAAVLAITNLKVNASGVDVYDRSGQYLTGFTPYDELTPVRWIDWLSDDRLLTAGGGKLTCWKYPEFEAVYELDQGYRLPIRWAPGRAWLAVSAGRHLELIDPHTGEVLGHCSAALKVTKEKASRVGVVREVVAAPKDFLFADAVFSPDGRYLCGVLAAIPESDHEQTLNRDDIEFERIASRLALSSGRDMSTVLWDLSNGRMWNLGIESSNYSVTQWLSPEQLFVANARQMTVFNVAQQSVVATSRNPISAAGRSLVAIQSTPDGRVWVRAGADNDERAKATGWIAQDADRSSIFAKAAGLPAADGEDGKRQYPPIVVEADLGEARFSRQHATRFASFLARHGRTIGSGGDTLRITHEVMEDKRASGELTTNLRNGIRIPLVVWTVRLIEKSGRERVVLSADGRFLFKKSRYFVRESRGKPIENYNFPKRPWDAIVEEILGRGTGLNPESLRSAIDLVKEEPEAATLRLITELPE, via the coding sequence ATGAGCAGAACGATTCGTTGCAGCAATTGTTCCAGACCCTTTCGCGTCTCGCGGTCGGTTGTCAGTGAGCGGGAGACCGTCGAATGTCCCGATTGCGGCAAACGCTTTCGCGTGAAGATCGTCGACTCGTCGGTTGACTCGCGTCTGCAGCCACCCGGTTCGGAGATGGTCAGGCCCGAACCGCTGGAGCCTGCCCCGTCACCGGCCCGATCCGAACCACGAGCGTCCAGGCCAGCTCCCGAAACGGCGTCGGAAGAATCTATTGAAGCGGTCGCCCCGGTTCCTGTCGAGAACTCTCAGATATCGAACGACGACGAGTTCGATTTCGGCGATCTGTCTCCCGAGGACATGTACGACTGGGAGGGTGGAGAAGAGAACGACGAGTGGAACGGGGCGGAAGCGGACGACGACGAGCCTTCACTTCAGCCGGCCCCTCCAATCGTCGGGAAGCCGGGAAAAACGCGACGTTCCTCCGGAAAGTCAAAACGGAAACGGAAGCGAAGCTCACGTCAGTTCGCCGACGCTCAGGGGCAGGACGGCAACACGCTCGAAGCCCGGATCCGCAGCCGCCGCATTGAGTATGACCGGCATGTGTTCCGGGAAGAGTTCTGCAAGGCACTCATCGCTCCCGCCATTGTCGCCGCGATCGGAACCGTGGCGTACATCACGTTGGCCGATGTGAATGCGCAGAATGTCGGCGGGCGACTCAAGCCGTTCGTCGAGGCATTCGGCCGCAACGGAATCCTGGTCTTCTACGGAATGCTGCTTGTATCGAGCCTCGTGCCGGCCATCACCATCTTCCTCGAGGCCAGATACCGGCTCCGGACGCGGGCCGGCGAGTGGTACAACAGCCTGAGTCGAGAGAAACTGATTGGCTTCTGGGCCGCCGCCGTCGTCGCCTTCTGTATCGTCGTCGGCGGGACCGCAACCTTCGTCCTGATGAGGATCGAAGCGAAGAAGAATCCGGCTGCTGCCGATTCCGTTGCTGCAGACAGCGAAGGAAATGACAGGAAGAATGCAGACAAACCGGGGGGAGCCAGGGGCGCCGACCGGTTTGCGGTGGAAGCAGAGGGCAGCCTCGTCCGGGTCACCTCCGTGCCGCATGTGCGCAATCCCGATTCAGGGTTTCAGGGTGCATCGCCAATCGGACTGCAGTCGCTGACGCCTCCGCGGCCGTATGTGGGCGATGTGGTCTTCGGGAATCCGTACGAGAAGGTGCAGCAGCCCGTTCAGCAACCGCGGGGGACACTGCCGGATCTTCAGCCGGATCCCGCCCCGGCGTCCGAGCCGATCACGTTTCCGTCGGATCTGGTGCTGGAAGGCCGGTTAGTGCGGATCGCGGAGATCGGCCGGGAGGGAACCACGCAGACGAACAGGTTTCAGCACAACGTCTACCCGGTCCTGGCATCCCAGAATGGTCCCTTTGCTCTTCTTCCCAATGACAAGGGCGAAGAGCCTCTGTACCGCACGACCAGGGATGTGCGGAAGAACGACGACGGCACGTTCGTTGTTGTCGAAACCCGAAGGAAGTTGCCACTGCCCTTGGTTGACCTGAGGACCGGCGAGCAGGTCGGAGAATTCGCCTGGAACGCGCCGCTCTGGCGCCGGCCGTTGTTGAATCCGCAGGGGACATGGCTGGTCGGTCCGCAGCCGATGCCGGAGCTGTTCCAGCCGCATCGCCAGACGCTCTATGTGTGGAAGCGGGGCGCGGTTGACGACGACCCGCAGCCACTGCCGGTGGGTGGCGTCATCCAGTGGTGGTCGTTCGTCGACGAGACGCGGCTGGCACTTCTGGTGCGCGAGGCCCGCTCGGTCGAGATTCGTGAGAACTACCGCGAACTCCAGTACGGGCCAGCAGTGACGATGCAGTTCTGGGACGTCGCAGAGGCGAAGCGGCTCGCGACTGTCGAACTGCAGCCTCTCGGGGACGCCCGGGGAACAAGGCCGGTGCGGGACACTGGTGAAGTGAAGCTGTTTCTGACGCCCCGGGGCCTGGCTGGCGCTGTGAGCGGAACCGGGCGCTATCTCGCGGTCGACGCAGGCGAATGGGGAATCGACGTTGTCTCCACATCCGAATACAGGTGGCTGGGGCGCCTCGAGGCTGCCGAAGAACTCCACGATCGAGGGAATCGCGCATCGCCCCGTGCAAGCATGATTTCGTTCAGCGACGACGGTGCCGAAATCTCGGCGTTGCATCCGCCGTTTCGCACAACCTGGTCGGCAACGACCGGAGACTGGCTGCGCCACGTGTCGCCTTCCTTCGACTATGGTCGATTCCACGGAGAAGTGACTCGGGATGCAACGGACGGTCTCAACTTCGCTGCCGGTTACGAGGAGGAGTACCACACATCCCAGCAGGCAATTCTGGTGGATGTCTGGCGACCGCGGTTTCCACTCATTCTGCCGCCCGCCGTCCGGCTGGCCGACGACGGCTCGCTGCTGATCGTCGGACGCAACCCGGGTCGGTCGCGAGAGTCACAGCCGGGCACGTGGGAGTTCGGCATCTATGCCAGTACCGACTCCCGCGACGCGATCGAGGAGTTCCGGTCGAATACGCGGCCGATTGAGGAGCGGGGGGGCGCACTGGCCAGTCGTGAAAACGTCAAACGCATCAAACCGACGCTGAGTGCCGAGTGGCGCCGGCTTCCTCCGGCGACGGCAACGACGGCCCGAACCAGTGCTCTCGTCCTGAAACACGACAGATGGCCTCTGGCCTGGAGCAAGCAGGAAGCGGCCGCTTTGCGGCTCGTGCTTCCAGACGAGGTGACCTACACCAGACTCACCAGTCTGAAGCCGGGAACGGCTCTGTCGCGAGACGTACGGTTGTACTGGGACCGCATCGACCTGGCGAGCGGTGAGATCATTGGGGCACCGGTCCTGCTCAACCGGTGTGCGGCGACGGGACTGCAGAACGAAGCCGCCGTCCGCAATTTCGAGCAGAATCTGCGTGCAGCCCTCACATCTGATGCAGCGGTGCTCGCGATCACAAACCTGAAAGTGAATGCTTCGGGTGTCGATGTGTACGACCGCAGCGGTCAATACCTGACCGGATTCACTCCCTACGACGAGCTGACACCGGTTCGCTGGATCGACTGGCTGTCGGACGATCGACTTCTCACGGCAGGCGGCGGCAAGCTGACCTGCTGGAAATACCCGGAGTTCGAAGCCGTCTACGAACTGGACCAGGGTTATCGATTGCCGATCCGGTGGGCTCCCGGACGTGCCTGGCTCGCCGTGTCGGCGGGGCGACACCTCGAGTTGATCGATCCCCACACGGGTGAGGTCCTGGGGCACTGCTCGGCCGCTCTGAAGGTGACGAAAGAGAAAGCATCCAGAGTGGGGGTGGTACGAGAGGTCGTCGCGGCCCCGAAAGACTTTCTGTTTGCCGACGCGGTGTTCTCGCCTGATGGACGCTATCTCTGCGGCGTGCTGGCGGCGATTCCGGAATCTGATCACGAACAGACCCTCAATCGAGACGACATCGAATTCGAACGGATCGCGTCCCGCCTTGCGTTGTCCTCGGGGCGCGACATGAGCACGGTTCTGTGGGACCTCTCGAACGGCCGCATGTGGAACCTCGGCATCGAGTCATCCAACTACAGCGTGACGCAGTGGCTGTCGCCTGAGCAGCTCTTCGTCGCCAACGCGCGCCAGATGACCGTCTTCAACGTGGCCCAGCAGTCGGTGGTTGCGACGTCAAGGAACCCGATATCTGCCGCCGGACGTTCGCTGGTGGCGATCCAGTCGACGCCTGACGGGCGCGTCTGGGTGCGAGCGGGTGCGGACAACGACGAGAGAGCCAAAGCGACCGGGTGGATTGCCCAGGACGCCGACCGCTCGTCCATCTTCGCCAAAGCGGCCGGTCTGCCCGCCGCCGACGGTGAAGATGGTAAACGTCAGTATCCGCCGATAGTCGTAGAAGCCGATCTGGGTGAGGCCCGGTTTTCACGGCAGCATGCCACGAGGTTCGCCTCGTTTTTGGCCAGGCATGGCCGCACGATCGGCTCCGGTGGGGACACGCTGCGAATCACCCACGAGGTAATGGAAGACAAGCGTGCTTCCGGTGAGCTGACAACCAATCTTCGAAATGGCATCCGGATCCCCCTGGTAGTCTGGACCGTTCGACTGATCGAAAAGAGCGGCCGTGAGAGGGTCGTGCTCTCTGCCGACGGCCGCTTCCTGTTCAAGAAGAGCCGTTACTTCGTCCGCGAATCACGTGGAAAGCCGATCGAGAATTACAACTTTCCGAAACGGCCCTGGGACGCCATCGTCGAAGAGATACTCGGCCGGGGAACCGGCCTCAATCCGGAGTCGCTTCGATCGGCGATCGACCTCGTCAAGGAAGAGCCGGAAGCGGCGACGCTCAGGCTGATCACCGAGTTGCCCGAGTAG